Genomic window (Pradoshia sp. D12):
TGACCTTAACCGCGATGGGCTGTCCATTGGCAGGTACCATTGTCGATCAAGTACGTTATGCATTAAAGGAATTGCCTGAAGTGAAAAACGTAGAAGTAGACATTGTTTGGACACCGGCATGGACAAAGGATCGTATGTCACGTTATGCGAAAATTGCCTTGGGTATACAATAATAAAGATTGAATATATTTGGAGAGCTGAGTTTAAGGCTCTCTTTTTTATGAAAAAAATATCTTTAAGATATTCAAATATCAACTGGGTTAATAGAATCGGTTGGTCCTATTGGAATTGGTTTTTATTTCTGATAAAGTTAAAATAATCAAATTATTTGCAGGGGGACTCTTGTTACGAGTTGAGAAGGTTAAAACCTGACCCTTTGAACCTGTCAGTTAATACTGGCGCAGGGAGCATGAAGTACATAAGTCTACTCGATATGTGCGAAAAGCTCTTTTAAGATGTATAGAAGAGCTTTTTTGTTTCCAATTAAATAGTTGATTGCGGGGGGACTCAAATTGCGAGTTGAGAAGGTTAAAACCTG
Coding sequences:
- a CDS encoding metal-sulfur cluster assembly factor, with protein sequence MDQDMKDSLMSALEEVLDPELGIDIVNLGLVYNVDMTDEGDVTVTMTLTAMGCPLAGTIVDQVRYALKELPEVKNVEVDIVWTPAWTKDRMSRYAKIALGIQ